The Bacillus sp. Y1 genome includes the window TATCCTTGAAATAAGACAAATTATTACATAAAAAAACAGATGCCTCTTTAAGAGACATCTGTATTTTTTATTATTCTGATACAGGTACTACAGCACCTTTGTACTTTTCAAGAATGAAATCTTGAATTTCTTTTGAGTGTAACACTTCTACTAAAGCTTTGATTGCTTCAGAGTTTTCGTCTTCTTTACGAACAGCGATTACGTTTACGTATGGAGACTCTTTGTCTTCGATTGCTATTGAATCTTCAATTGGGTTCAGACCTGCATCGATTGCATAGTTTGAGTTGATAAGTACTGCATCGCCTTCATTATTGTTATAGATTTGTGGTAATAATGATGCTTCGTACTCTGTGTCAAAGTGAAGATTTTTAGGATTTTCTGCGATATCCTCAACCGTTGCTTCTACGTTATTTACGCCTTCTTTAAGAGTGATTAATCCCTCTTTTTCAAGCATTGTTAAAATACGACCGTGGTCTGCTACTGAGCTACTCATGATGATATGTGCTCCTTCTGGAAGCTCATCTAAGCTTTTGTACTTTTTAGAGTACACACCCATTGGTTCGATATGAATTCCACCAGCATTAGCAAAATCATAGCCATGCTCAGCCATTTGAGACTCAAGGTAAGGAATGTGTTGGAAATAGTTTGCATCAAGATCACCAGATTCTAACGCTTGGTTAGGTAGGATATAATCTTGGAATGTTTCAATCTTTAATTCAATTCCTTTTTCCTCTAAAAGCGCCTTTGCTTCTTCTAGAATTTCAGCATGTGGTACGTTAGAAGCTCCAACTACTAATTCAGTTGTTTCTGCTGCTTCTTCGCCTTCACCAGCGTTAGAATCTTCATTCGCTGTACCGCAAGCTGCAAGAACTAGAGCAACTGCTAATGATAAAAATAAGCTTAAAAATTTCTTCATTTTTGTCTCTCCTATCTTTTGTCTAGTTTTGATGTTATAGAATCTCCAATAAATTGGATAATAAACACAATAATTAAAATGATGACAGTTGCAACAAGGGTTACGTCACTACGACTTCTTTGGAACCCTTCTAGATATGCTAGGTTTCCTAAACCACCTGCACCAATTACACCAGCCATTGCTGTATAACTCACCAAAGCAATAGCCGTAACCGTAATACCAGATACTAAAGCTGGCAGTGATTCAGGAATAAGCACCTTAAAAATAATCGTGCTTGTCTTAGCTCCCATTGATTTAGCCGCTTCAATAACTCCTTTATCAATCTCACGCAATCCGATTTCCACCATTCTCGCGTAAAACGGAGCCGCACCAATAATTAATGCCGGTAAAGCTGCATTTTCACCTATCATCGTATCTAGGATAAGCTTCGTAAAAGGAATCAGAAGAACAATTAATATAATAAAGGGAATCGAGCGGAAGACGTTCACTACAGAACTGATCACTTTATTCACTAATGCATTTTCCCAAATATTACCCTTAGCTGTTAAAAATAATAAAAGTCCTAAAATTAAACCAAGAACAAATGTAATAACAACTGATATAGCTGTCATATAAAGGGTTTCATTCGTTGCTTCAATCATTTTTTCCCAGTTCACGTTTGGTAAAAGCGTCTCAAGCATTCGAAATCACCTCCACTCCAACCTGTTGTGACTCGATATATGCAATGGCCTTTGAAAGATCTTCCCTTTCCCCATCTAAGTGGATGAAAAGTGTTCCATAAGATCCATTTTGTGTTTGCGATATTTTCCCTTGCAGGATATTAACAGTCACTTGGTAATTACGAATAAGATTTGTAATCAACGGTTGCTCTGCTGCTTCTCCAACAAAGCCTAATTGGACGACCGTACCATGCGGATACAGTTCCAATAGATGTTCAATCGTTTCCTTCGTTTCTTCTGGCTCTGTTACCTGCTGAACAAATCGTTTCGTAATTTCTTCCTTAGGATGCTTAAATACATCTAGTACTGGGCCAAGTTCAACAACCTTTCCACCTTCCATAACAGCTACACGATGACAAATCTTTCTGATAACGTGCATTTCATGTGTGATAAGGACAATGGTTAATCCTAAACGCTTATTAATATCTACTAATAGCTCTAGAATAGAATCTGTTGTTTGTGGATCAAGAGCAGATGTAGCCTCGTCACAAAGGAGAACCTTTGGATTGTTAGCAAGTGCTCTCGCAATTCCTACTCTTTGTTTTTGCCCTCCACTCAATTGAGAAGGATAAGCGTCTTCTCTTCCTTCTAATCCAACTAAACGAATAAGCTCGTCTACTCTTTTCATTCTTTGACCTTTAGGAACTCCTGCAATTTCAAGTGGAAATGCAATATTTTCTCTAACTGTTCGAGACCATAAAAGGTTAAAATGTTGAAAAATCATGCTTATTTCCTGTCTAGCTTTACGAAGGCTACTACCTTTAATTTTCGATACTTCATTTTTTGCCACAATAACGGATCCCTCAGTTGGAATTTCTAATCCGTTAAGCATACGAATAAGCGTACTTTTCCCTGCCCCACTATAACCAATTACCCCGAAGATTTCTCCTTCAGTAATCTCTAGGTTTACGTTATCAACAGCCGTTACTTTTCCTTGTCTTGAAGAATAAATCTTTTTCACGTCTTTTATCGAGATCAAAGGTTTCTCCTCCTTCCATTTCCGATTATTCTGATAAAACTACATGGTATCATGCTAAAAGAAGGCTCCATTCATTAGGTTCTATCATCCGAATCATTCCTATTCGAATGCGAGTTATCTAAATGAACGAAAAAAAACCTTTCTGCATGAGCAGAAAGGCAGAAACAGTCACCTTTCTCTCATCTATCAAAGCAATACGCTTTGTGTGAATTGGCACCATTTCAATAATTTGACGGTTGCCGGGCTTCATAGGGCACATCCCTCCACCTCTCTTGATAAGAGCTTATCAATCTATATGAACTTTACGTTGTAGTCTTAATCACGAGTGCTATCGTATCATGGAAAAATCGGAGTGTCAACGATAAATTTCGACAAAAACCTTATTGATTACACATGGCTAGTAAGCGACGTTTTCCCTGTCGCCAGTGTAATCGCTTGCTCTAAATCTTCAACTAAATCTTCAACATTTTCAATCCCGATTGATAGACGAATTAAATCCTCTGGAACACCTGCTGCTTTTAATCCCTCAGAGTCAAGCTGTTGATGAGTCGTGCTTGCAGGATGTATTACTAAGCTTTTTGCATCGCCAACATTGGCAACATGCGCCCAAAGTTTGAGACTATTTA containing:
- a CDS encoding MetQ/NlpA family ABC transporter substrate-binding protein, whose translation is MKKFLSLFLSLAVALVLAACGTANEDSNAGEGEEAAETTELVVGASNVPHAEILEEAKALLEEKGIELKIETFQDYILPNQALESGDLDANYFQHIPYLESQMAEHGYDFANAGGIHIEPMGVYSKKYKSLDELPEGAHIIMSSSVADHGRILTMLEKEGLITLKEGVNNVEATVEDIAENPKNLHFDTEYEASLLPQIYNNNEGDAVLINSNYAIDAGLNPIEDSIAIEDKESPYVNVIAVRKEDENSEAIKALVEVLHSKEIQDFILEKYKGAVVPVSE
- a CDS encoding methionine ABC transporter permease, producing the protein MLETLLPNVNWEKMIEATNETLYMTAISVVITFVLGLILGLLLFLTAKGNIWENALVNKVISSVVNVFRSIPFIILIVLLIPFTKLILDTMIGENAALPALIIGAAPFYARMVEIGLREIDKGVIEAAKSMGAKTSTIIFKVLIPESLPALVSGITVTAIALVSYTAMAGVIGAGGLGNLAYLEGFQRSRSDVTLVATVIILIIVFIIQFIGDSITSKLDKR
- a CDS encoding methionine ABC transporter ATP-binding protein — its product is MISIKDVKKIYSSRQGKVTAVDNVNLEITEGEIFGVIGYSGAGKSTLIRMLNGLEIPTEGSVIVAKNEVSKIKGSSLRKARQEISMIFQHFNLLWSRTVRENIAFPLEIAGVPKGQRMKRVDELIRLVGLEGREDAYPSQLSGGQKQRVGIARALANNPKVLLCDEATSALDPQTTDSILELLVDINKRLGLTIVLITHEMHVIRKICHRVAVMEGGKVVELGPVLDVFKHPKEEITKRFVQQVTEPEETKETIEHLLELYPHGTVVQLGFVGEAAEQPLITNLIRNYQVTVNILQGKISQTQNGSYGTLFIHLDGEREDLSKAIAYIESQQVGVEVISNA